One part of the Clostridium thermosuccinogenes genome encodes these proteins:
- a CDS encoding glycosyltransferase family 4 protein codes for MLKVLYLLNHAGKAGTERYVYSLIERLHNKKIKAYFAYNEEGPLVDRLRELGVEIYRIEMRNPYDLKAVREVNSLCRKLGIDLIHTQYLRENYISMLSRLLNPKVKVMYTNHFIMRNNLPLRITNRLITPLEANIIAVCNKGKDMMISNGVNGKKIHVIFNGVDPDLWGEPIKSTLREEFGIDDDTFVMLCVSRFAHDKGHGFLVNSIARLKEMTDRKFMLVLANDGPLLEQVKKQVKDMNLEDKIIFTGFRRDVKNLFFGSDVYINSSEHEALSFAIIEALAAGLPVIAADMAGNGDIINSETNCGLLVKYNDPDSMAEAILKMMNDRELQESLKKNALKTVRERFNLDIMVDRTYNLYLKSCNQKI; via the coding sequence ATGTTAAAAGTTCTGTATCTTTTGAACCATGCTGGTAAAGCCGGTACGGAAAGATACGTTTACTCGCTTATTGAGAGGCTTCATAATAAAAAAATCAAGGCATATTTTGCATACAATGAGGAAGGTCCACTGGTAGACCGGCTCAGGGAGCTGGGGGTGGAAATCTACCGGATAGAAATGAGAAACCCTTACGATTTAAAAGCCGTAAGGGAAGTCAATTCCCTGTGCAGAAAGCTGGGTATCGACTTGATCCATACCCAGTATCTCAGGGAGAATTACATATCCATGCTTTCCCGCCTGTTGAACCCGAAGGTGAAGGTGATGTATACCAATCACTTCATTATGAGAAATAACCTCCCTTTGAGGATCACCAACCGGCTGATAACGCCTCTGGAGGCCAATATTATTGCTGTGTGCAACAAGGGTAAGGACATGATGATATCCAATGGGGTCAATGGCAAAAAGATACATGTCATTTTTAACGGAGTCGACCCGGATTTGTGGGGAGAACCCATCAAGTCCACCCTGCGGGAGGAATTCGGCATTGATGATGATACTTTTGTCATGCTGTGTGTGTCGAGATTTGCCCATGACAAGGGACATGGCTTCCTTGTGAATTCGATAGCAAGGCTGAAAGAGATGACCGACAGGAAGTTTATGCTTGTCCTTGCCAACGACGGTCCCTTGTTGGAACAGGTAAAAAAGCAGGTCAAGGATATGAACCTGGAGGATAAAATCATATTTACCGGTTTTAGAAGGGATGTAAAAAACCTTTTCTTCGGCAGTGATGTTTACATAAATTCTTCCGAGCATGAAGCTCTAAGCTTCGCCATCATAGAGGCTCTGGCGGCAGGACTTCCTGTTATTGCCGCAGACATGGCCGGAAATGGAGATATCATCAATTCAGAAACCAATTGCGGCCTGCTGGTAAAGTACAATGATCCTGATTCCATGGCGGAAGCTATACTTAAGATGATGAATGACAGAGAGCTTCAGGAAAGTTTGAAGAAAAATGCGTTAAAAACTGTACGGGAAAGGTTTAATCTTGATATAATGGTTGACAGAACTTATAATTTATATCTGAAAAGCTGCAATCAAAAAATATGA
- a CDS encoding acyltransferase, producing the protein MGKLRYYLCMALYYLFARHLPATDMPYNLGSKKIREILCRGIFKKTGRNVTIEHGAYFGSGRDIEIGDNSGLGLNCRVNGPLKIGDNVMMGPDVMIFTQNHEYSRLDIPMNLQTAPKEPVVIEDDVWIAARAIILPGVTIHKGAIVGAGAIVTKDVPEYAIVGGNPARVIKYRNSTK; encoded by the coding sequence ATGGGCAAGTTGAGGTATTATTTATGCATGGCACTGTATTATTTGTTTGCGAGACATCTTCCGGCAACGGACATGCCGTACAATCTCGGCTCAAAAAAGATAAGAGAGATCCTTTGCCGGGGTATTTTCAAAAAGACCGGAAGAAATGTTACTATAGAGCATGGAGCTTATTTTGGCTCCGGGAGGGATATAGAAATAGGTGACAATTCGGGACTGGGGCTTAACTGCCGGGTAAACGGTCCCCTAAAGATTGGGGACAATGTGATGATGGGGCCGGATGTGATGATATTCACCCAAAACCATGAATACAGCAGGCTGGATATACCGATGAATCTGCAGACCGCTCCCAAAGAACCTGTTGTGATCGAGGATGACGTCTGGATTGCAGCAAGGGCTATCATACTACCCGGAGTTACGATCCATAAAGGCGCTATTGTAGGTGCCGGGGCCATCGTGACGAAAGATGTGCCGGAGTATGCGATAGTAGGCGGAAATCCCGCCCGGGTTATAAAGTACAGGAACAGCACTAAATAA
- a CDS encoding DUF2304 domain-containing protein has translation MNKGLQIILFTFSLAFFVFIISMIRARKFELRYALTWIFASVSFILLSVFPDIIRIVSKMLYIKEPVNTLFLFGIFFLILIIFTLTISFSSSVWKIKTLTQEIALLKLKVEELENTIKR, from the coding sequence ATGAACAAAGGTTTGCAAATTATACTCTTTACCTTTTCCCTTGCTTTTTTCGTTTTTATTATAAGCATGATCAGAGCGAGGAAGTTTGAACTGAGGTATGCCCTTACATGGATCTTTGCCAGCGTCAGTTTTATATTGCTTTCCGTTTTCCCGGATATAATCAGGATTGTTTCCAAGATGCTGTATATAAAAGAGCCGGTAAATACATTGTTTTTATTTGGAATATTTTTTCTGATACTCATCATATTCACCCTTACAATTTCTTTTTCCTCGAGTGTGTGGAAGATAAAAACCCTCACCCAGGAAATAGCGCTGTTAAAGCTTAAGGTGGAAGAACTGGAAAATACCATTAAGAGATGA
- a CDS encoding glycosyltransferase family 2 protein — protein sequence MKILVIIPAYNEEKNLPGLLSKLKAEGKDYDIVVVNDCSTDRTLEVCRTNGVKTIDLPVNLGIGGAVQSGYKYARDNGYDIAIQVDGDGQHEPAYIDALVDGIKKGANLCIGSRFIEKKGFQSTYLRRLGIRYFSGLIRFVTGKTVTDPTSGFRACDRAAIQLFARNYPMDYPEPETVVYALRSRLKVMEVPVRMNERVGGISSINWLRSVYYMIKVGLAVVIASMSSGNGGS from the coding sequence ATGAAGATCCTTGTGATTATTCCTGCTTACAACGAAGAAAAAAATCTGCCCGGACTGCTGTCGAAGCTTAAAGCAGAAGGCAAGGATTATGACATTGTGGTTGTTAATGATTGCTCTACCGACCGGACATTGGAGGTATGCAGGACTAATGGCGTTAAAACTATAGATCTGCCGGTGAACCTGGGTATTGGGGGGGCCGTTCAATCCGGTTACAAGTATGCCCGCGATAACGGCTATGATATAGCCATACAGGTTGACGGGGACGGTCAGCATGAACCGGCGTATATCGATGCGCTGGTTGACGGAATAAAAAAAGGTGCAAATTTGTGCATAGGATCCAGGTTTATTGAAAAGAAGGGTTTTCAGTCCACATATTTGCGGAGGTTGGGAATAAGGTATTTTTCCGGTTTGATACGGTTTGTAACCGGCAAGACTGTTACAGATCCTACTTCGGGATTCAGAGCATGTGACCGCGCGGCAATACAGTTGTTTGCCCGGAATTATCCCATGGATTATCCGGAGCCTGAAACCGTGGTTTACGCACTGAGAAGCCGCCTTAAGGTGATGGAGGTGCCCGTTAGAATGAATGAGCGGGTAGGGGGGATATCATCAATAAACTGGCTGAGGTCTGTTTATTATATGATAAAAGTCGGCCTGGCTGTTGTCATTGCGTCGATGTCGTCAGGAAATGGAGGAAGCTGA
- a CDS encoding PLP-dependent aminotransferase family protein has product MLELFSSITIDKDSETPLYIQLYENIKKMIEGNILAPDMKLPSVRQLASSLHVNQITVVSALKLLQKDGFIYTRPGSGTYVEDLMSLPEDKNRDGSSIVADELYLQDDLPMIADGQINVSSKTINFASATPTPDLFPVEDFKAALNEVLDRDKGTAFAYQDSHGYYPLRECVAGMMQKAGINCTPGNVQIISGAQQGIDIISKAFLRQGDSVVTESPTYTGAIAVFRTRGAQIVDVELDEDGPNMELLEYSLKKFKPKLIYAIPSFHNPTGYTYSESKRKEMLNLAEKYDCYIIEDDYVSDLDFEGKNLLPLKARDKNNRVIFIKSFSKIFMPGLRLGFMIVPQDMRSNILEAKHTTDISTSGLIQRAFDTYIRKGYWDKHFKFMFDIYEERYFKTIKVLDECLPDGVHYTKPGGGLNIWLNMPYGFSVNSLFKQSAANDIAFAPGSIFYSSNSSKRMNSLRLSFASVYTDQIEPGINSLCRMIRTQQEKNISLRNMPIL; this is encoded by the coding sequence ATGCTTGAATTGTTTAGCTCCATAACTATTGACAAAGACTCGGAAACTCCACTGTACATACAGCTATATGAAAATATAAAGAAAATGATCGAAGGTAATATACTAGCTCCCGATATGAAGCTCCCATCGGTCAGGCAGCTCGCTTCCAGCCTTCACGTAAACCAGATCACCGTGGTATCTGCTCTCAAGCTTCTGCAAAAGGACGGTTTCATATATACCCGTCCGGGAAGCGGCACCTATGTCGAAGACTTGATGTCTCTGCCGGAAGATAAAAACAGAGACGGGAGCAGCATAGTAGCAGACGAGCTGTACCTGCAGGATGATTTACCGATGATTGCCGATGGACAGATAAATGTCAGCAGCAAAACGATAAACTTCGCAAGCGCCACCCCTACACCGGACCTATTCCCGGTGGAAGATTTCAAAGCAGCGCTTAATGAGGTGTTGGACAGGGATAAAGGAACTGCTTTTGCTTATCAGGACAGCCACGGTTATTACCCGCTGAGGGAATGCGTGGCAGGCATGATGCAAAAAGCCGGCATAAATTGCACCCCCGGCAATGTTCAGATCATATCCGGAGCCCAGCAGGGAATCGATATCATATCAAAAGCTTTCCTCCGGCAAGGGGACAGTGTAGTAACTGAGAGCCCTACTTATACGGGAGCCATTGCTGTATTTAGAACAAGAGGAGCTCAGATAGTCGATGTAGAACTGGATGAAGACGGACCAAACATGGAACTCCTGGAATACAGCTTGAAAAAATTCAAACCAAAGCTTATATATGCGATCCCATCCTTTCACAATCCTACAGGATACACCTACTCCGAAAGCAAGAGGAAAGAGATGCTGAATCTGGCCGAAAAGTACGACTGTTATATCATTGAAGATGATTATGTAAGCGATTTGGATTTTGAAGGAAAGAACTTGCTGCCTTTAAAAGCCCGGGATAAAAACAACAGGGTTATATTCATAAAGAGTTTTTCCAAGATTTTCATGCCTGGACTCCGCCTGGGTTTTATGATAGTCCCTCAGGACATGCGCAGCAACATCCTGGAAGCAAAGCATACGACTGACATTTCAACATCAGGGCTCATTCAGCGCGCCTTTGATACTTATATAAGAAAAGGCTACTGGGACAAGCATTTTAAATTCATGTTCGATATATATGAGGAGAGGTATTTTAAGACAATAAAAGTGCTCGACGAATGCCTTCCTGACGGAGTGCATTACACCAAGCCCGGCGGTGGGCTTAATATATGGCTCAATATGCCATATGGCTTCTCTGTAAACAGCCTTTTCAAGCAGTCTGCCGCCAACGATATAGCTTTTGCGCCGGGTAGCATATTTTACAGCAGCAATTCTTCAAAAAGAATGAACAGTCTGAGATTGAGCTTCGCATCGGTATATACGGACCAGATTGAACCTGGAATCAACAGCCTTTGCAGAATGATCCGGACGCAGCAGGAAAAAAATATATCTCTCAGGAATATGCCGATACTATAA
- a CDS encoding DUF3883 domain-containing protein: MKAMIFLNTAWMERYEGLLGNDKEIHGGGSYVEEYGYGHEIFNFKKISGKVYGYAQPSGYNNLQRLGASEDDEFIDDVLVIFTATHKNGGTYIVGWYKNARFFKDYQNTNLSERKFRNEYIGYYAVANADNATLLSIDERFSFPIIPRRVKGGMGQSNVWYADSPEMVDFKKEVLRHIERYEKKKSIRRRLPIFRQTDAELRKKIENIAIREVTREYSERGFTVTSVESENLGWDLEAVYKKIKLKIEVKGLAGQEVSVELTPNEFSKMNNNKDSYRLCVVTKCLENPVLYVFSYSSERNEWISEDGHILSIDQIISARCYT, translated from the coding sequence ATGAAAGCTATGATATTCTTAAACACTGCTTGGATGGAAAGATATGAAGGTTTATTGGGAAATGATAAAGAAATACATGGCGGTGGCTCCTATGTTGAAGAATATGGTTATGGACACGAAATATTCAATTTCAAAAAAATTAGCGGTAAGGTATATGGTTATGCTCAGCCAAGCGGGTATAACAACCTTCAAAGATTAGGAGCGAGTGAAGATGATGAATTCATAGATGATGTTTTAGTCATTTTCACTGCAACCCACAAGAATGGCGGAACGTATATAGTTGGATGGTATAAGAATGCCAGGTTTTTTAAAGATTATCAAAACACTAATCTTTCAGAAAGAAAATTTAGAAATGAATATATCGGATATTATGCTGTTGCTAATGCTGACAATGCTACTTTACTGAGTATAGATGAAAGGTTCTCATTCCCGATAATACCAAGAAGAGTAAAAGGCGGAATGGGTCAATCAAATGTTTGGTATGCTGATAGCCCTGAAATGGTGGATTTTAAGAAAGAAGTTCTAAGACATATAGAAAGATATGAAAAAAAGAAAAGTATTAGGCGTCGCCTTCCTATCTTCCGCCAAACCGATGCAGAACTAAGAAAGAAAATAGAGAATATCGCTATTAGAGAAGTTACCAGAGAGTACTCAGAAAGGGGTTTTACCGTGACTTCTGTAGAAAGCGAAAACTTAGGATGGGATTTGGAAGCAGTTTATAAGAAAATTAAATTAAAAATTGAAGTAAAGGGACTAGCAGGTCAAGAGGTTTCTGTTGAGTTAACTCCAAATGAATTTTCAAAAATGAACAACAATAAGGACTCTTACAGATTATGTGTTGTTACAAAGTGCCTAGAAAATCCTGTACTTTATGTTTTTTCATATTCCTCTGAAAGGAATGAATGGATAAGCGAAGATGGTCATATACTTTCAATTGACCAGATTATATCCGCAAGGTGCTATACTTAA
- a CDS encoding type III restriction-modification system endonuclease, translating into MELILQRGLPHQQKAVDAISAALNGVQIASPVQFYENPSISLSDPKLAANIREIQKNIPAEYRSSMPIGDCLNIDIKMETGTGKTYVYTHTIYELHKRYGLNKFVIAVPSLAIKAGTAQFLRDEYVKRHFSDVCGYGTEIEVGVLEAPKNKKKGRSYFPSVVSDFVKGSCQNTKKIYVLLVNMQLLVVRSNGMLSRDDYDYGVEGFYRPLDAIRATNPVVIIDEPHRFSRDQKAFNVIVDEIKPQCIIRFGATFPETTSGRGKNKITVKDYQNLLYDLNACESFNQNLIKGVTKEHFEPVSKREEKVKITSITSKDSVTFQYKKRDESTKTFTLKTGDSLSIINEAFEGITVHAIGKSTVEFSNGIQKSTGEELDVDIYMTSYQEQMMRLALERHFETEKTNFCGRNFKIKTLALFFIDDISSYRPNEEGKTPYLLQAFERLLKERIESVLSTLSEHDTEYRAYLEASLADISSCHAGYFSQDNSDSDEDIAKEVETILHGKKHLLSFKNKDGSYNTLRFLFSKWTLKEGWDNPNVFTIAKLRSSGSENSKLQEVGRGLRLPVDENGNRISNEEFQLNYIVDFTEADFANRLIDQINGEIPQASSISEERLEQVAKKLGMTSDELFDALYDKHYIDRRLNIKPDTRDAFFAEYPDFATGLSSGKVKDRNVAKPRPVKIRKAVYSEIRELWEAINQRYLLFYDDDLDADMAKVVLSLLEKPGVFTDVVMTSSRDMVKSDGSQMMIVSDTGAQYIVSKPIPYNEFLKRITNATNIPIKVLHEALCEYVKRNGTINPERINENSVSMFIQQFHDWRSNNLQGRFHYAKSNTPVGATALTYSDGSPREDIAQGRIGTKIVPGTPSEKYLYDAFAYDSPLEQKNIMSDIEEVIVYGKIPRSSIAIPTITGGMYSPDFMYVVRRASGEKELNIVVETKDVENKSDLRGTEKAKIDCARVFFDMLSKDGYTVYFRDQLNNKQMAQIIKEVLAE; encoded by the coding sequence ATGGAACTTATCCTACAACGAGGATTACCACACCAACAAAAAGCTGTAGATGCAATAAGTGCTGCTTTGAATGGGGTACAGATAGCTTCTCCTGTACAATTTTATGAAAATCCAAGTATTTCTCTTTCTGACCCTAAACTAGCTGCAAATATTAGAGAAATTCAAAAAAATATACCTGCAGAATATCGAAGCAGTATGCCTATTGGTGATTGCTTGAATATTGATATTAAAATGGAAACTGGTACAGGAAAGACTTACGTTTATACTCATACTATATATGAGCTTCATAAACGTTACGGACTTAATAAGTTTGTCATCGCTGTACCTTCACTTGCGATTAAAGCAGGAACTGCGCAGTTTTTGCGTGATGAATATGTAAAGCGACATTTTTCCGATGTTTGTGGCTATGGTACAGAGATTGAAGTTGGAGTACTAGAAGCGCCAAAAAACAAGAAAAAGGGACGCTCCTATTTCCCGAGTGTTGTGAGCGACTTTGTAAAAGGTTCTTGCCAGAACACGAAGAAGATTTATGTATTATTAGTTAATATGCAACTACTTGTTGTCCGATCAAATGGTATGCTTAGCCGTGACGACTATGATTATGGAGTAGAAGGTTTTTATAGACCACTTGATGCTATTCGTGCAACAAACCCTGTTGTTATTATTGATGAGCCACACAGATTTTCTCGTGACCAGAAGGCATTTAATGTTATCGTTGATGAAATAAAACCACAGTGTATTATACGCTTTGGTGCTACCTTCCCTGAAACTACAAGTGGACGTGGAAAAAACAAAATAACCGTAAAAGACTACCAAAACCTGCTCTATGATTTAAATGCCTGTGAATCTTTTAATCAAAATTTGATAAAGGGAGTAACGAAGGAGCATTTTGAACCGGTATCCAAGCGTGAAGAAAAGGTGAAAATCACTTCCATCACAAGCAAGGATTCTGTTACCTTTCAGTATAAAAAGCGTGATGAATCGACTAAAACATTTACTCTTAAAACTGGAGATTCACTATCTATCATTAATGAAGCTTTTGAGGGAATTACGGTTCATGCTATTGGCAAATCAACAGTTGAGTTTTCTAATGGTATTCAAAAGTCAACTGGAGAGGAATTGGATGTGGATATCTATATGACCTCTTATCAAGAGCAGATGATGCGTCTTGCCCTTGAGCGTCATTTTGAAACAGAAAAAACAAACTTCTGTGGTCGCAATTTCAAGATCAAGACATTGGCATTATTTTTTATCGATGATATATCATCATATCGACCAAACGAGGAAGGTAAAACCCCTTATCTATTACAAGCTTTTGAGAGATTGCTTAAGGAACGGATAGAATCGGTGCTATCTACCCTCAGTGAGCATGATACAGAATATCGGGCATATCTGGAAGCAAGTCTTGCAGATATTTCTTCTTGCCATGCAGGCTATTTTTCACAGGACAATAGCGATTCGGATGAAGATATAGCAAAAGAAGTAGAAACCATCCTTCATGGAAAAAAACATCTTCTCTCTTTCAAGAATAAAGACGGTAGCTATAACACTTTACGTTTTCTATTTTCAAAATGGACACTTAAAGAGGGCTGGGATAACCCTAATGTATTTACGATAGCTAAACTTCGTTCTAGCGGAAGTGAAAATAGTAAACTGCAAGAGGTTGGACGAGGTTTACGTCTACCTGTAGATGAGAATGGTAATAGAATCTCCAATGAAGAATTCCAGCTGAATTATATTGTTGACTTCACAGAGGCAGACTTTGCTAATCGATTAATAGACCAAATAAACGGAGAAATTCCACAAGCTTCTTCTATTAGCGAAGAAAGATTGGAACAAGTGGCCAAGAAGCTTGGCATGACTTCTGATGAGCTTTTTGATGCACTATATGATAAACATTACATAGACAGGCGATTAAATATAAAACCCGATACAAGGGACGCTTTCTTTGCAGAATACCCGGACTTTGCTACAGGATTGTCTTCAGGTAAGGTAAAAGACCGAAATGTAGCAAAACCAAGACCTGTAAAAATCCGCAAAGCTGTTTACAGTGAAATACGCGAATTATGGGAAGCAATCAATCAACGATACCTACTTTTCTATGATGATGATCTGGATGCTGATATGGCTAAAGTTGTTTTATCTTTGCTGGAAAAACCCGGTGTTTTTACAGACGTTGTCATGACTAGCTCCAGAGATATGGTTAAGAGCGATGGCTCACAGATGATGATTGTTTCAGATACAGGCGCCCAATATATAGTATCCAAACCTATTCCCTACAATGAATTTCTTAAGAGGATCACAAATGCTACAAACATTCCAATTAAAGTATTGCATGAGGCATTGTGTGAGTATGTTAAGAGGAATGGAACTATAAATCCAGAACGTATTAATGAAAATTCTGTCAGCATGTTTATCCAACAATTTCATGACTGGAGAAGCAATAATTTGCAAGGTCGATTCCATTATGCAAAAAGCAATACGCCTGTTGGTGCAACAGCACTCACCTATTCAGACGGTTCTCCACGTGAAGATATTGCGCAGGGACGTATTGGCACAAAGATAGTTCCGGGAACTCCAAGTGAGAAGTATTTATATGATGCTTTCGCTTATGACTCACCGTTGGAACAAAAAAATATTATGTCGGACATCGAAGAAGTCATTGTATATGGAAAAATTCCACGTAGCAGCATTGCCATACCAACTATTACCGGTGGAATGTACAGTCCAGACTTCATGTATGTTGTAAGGAGGGCTTCTGGTGAGAAAGAGCTTAACATTGTAGTCGAAACAAAAGACGTAGAAAATAAATCCGACTTACGTGGTACAGAAAAAGCAAAAATTGATTGTGCTCGTGTTTTCTTTGATATGCTCTCGAAAGATGGATACACTGTTTATTTCCGTGATCAGTTAAACAACAAGCAGATGGCTCAGATTATTAAAGAAGTATTGGCAGAGTGA
- a CDS encoding site-specific DNA-methyltransferase yields MIKDIMNANDSATPNSREMAVLKENFPSCFKADGSFDIERFKEFLSDKIAVTGEGYELKFLGKNYARLLASIDTTTVVVPDEEHNSKPENMNSENIYISGDNLDALKHLLKSYSRKVKMIYIDPPYNTGTDGFVYNDNFKFTVEELSEKLSISEEQAQRILDLTKRGSASHSAWLMFMYSRLLLARDLLTTDGVIFISIDDNEQSNLKLLCDEVFGEQNFVEQIIWRKKSGGGQQDDYFVTEHDYIVCIARDKVYFSLNEKTITKSSNSYNKVDPDTKKKFKQIKLAKWGSAAHKEDRPTMYFPIIDPDGNDNYPIAPDGRPGRWRYGKASIERLIAENKIIFEKINGEWVAYEKEYEPTEDDISILKERSIFYDLVENTSGAKELTELFGTKDVFDNPKPTDLLLHLSLLVFGEGERGIILDFFSGSASTAHAAIRLNVEYNRNIRFICIQIPDKLDSENSSQIKAFNFLIENDLPTTLDYIGMERIIRAAKAIKEEFPDTTSDLGFKHYTLVEPASDTLDKLEKFDPTENKLFADKDILSDFGKPTVLATWLVRDGYGLTADAEELNFAGYNGYYIGKHLYLIDPELSNKAIEAIVVKYETDGSFNPENVVLFGYSFTWTEMEALKINLKRLKDTEKNLRINFDIRY; encoded by the coding sequence ATGATTAAGGATATTATGAATGCCAATGATAGTGCAACACCGAACAGTCGAGAAATGGCTGTATTAAAAGAAAATTTCCCCTCATGTTTTAAGGCAGATGGGTCCTTTGATATTGAACGGTTTAAGGAATTTTTAAGTGATAAGATTGCTGTCACAGGAGAGGGTTATGAACTCAAGTTTTTAGGAAAAAATTATGCCCGATTGCTGGCTTCAATTGATACTACAACAGTTGTTGTACCAGACGAGGAACATAACTCAAAACCAGAAAATATGAACAGTGAAAATATCTACATAAGTGGAGATAACCTTGATGCATTGAAGCATCTTTTGAAGTCCTATTCACGCAAAGTCAAAATGATATATATTGATCCACCATATAATACGGGAACAGATGGATTTGTCTACAATGACAATTTCAAATTTACTGTAGAAGAGCTTTCTGAAAAACTTAGTATTAGTGAGGAACAGGCACAGCGAATACTAGATTTAACAAAACGTGGTTCAGCATCTCATTCAGCATGGTTGATGTTTATGTATTCGCGTCTTTTGCTTGCCAGAGATTTACTTACAACAGATGGAGTTATATTTATATCAATAGATGATAATGAACAGAGTAATCTGAAACTGCTGTGTGATGAAGTATTTGGTGAACAAAATTTTGTTGAGCAAATTATTTGGAGAAAAAAATCGGGTGGAGGACAGCAAGATGATTACTTTGTTACTGAACATGACTATATCGTCTGTATAGCAAGAGATAAGGTTTATTTTTCATTGAATGAAAAAACTATTACTAAAAGTTCAAATTCATACAATAAAGTCGATCCAGATACAAAGAAAAAATTTAAGCAAATTAAGTTAGCTAAATGGGGTTCTGCAGCACATAAAGAAGACAGACCAACAATGTACTTTCCGATAATAGATCCAGACGGAAACGATAACTATCCTATTGCACCAGATGGTCGCCCTGGCAGATGGAGATATGGGAAAGCTTCTATTGAAAGATTAATTGCAGAGAATAAAATAATATTTGAAAAGATTAATGGCGAATGGGTTGCATATGAAAAAGAATATGAACCTACTGAGGATGATATTTCTATTTTGAAAGAAAGATCTATTTTTTATGATCTAGTAGAGAATACTTCTGGTGCGAAAGAACTAACCGAATTATTTGGAACAAAAGATGTATTCGATAATCCTAAACCAACTGACTTGTTGTTGCATTTATCATTGTTAGTATTTGGTGAAGGGGAAAGGGGAATTATTCTTGACTTTTTTTCAGGATCAGCCTCAACTGCTCATGCAGCTATTCGATTAAACGTAGAATACAATCGAAATATTCGTTTTATTTGTATTCAGATTCCTGATAAATTAGATAGTGAAAATTCATCACAAATAAAAGCCTTTAATTTTCTTATCGAAAATGATCTTCCTACTACACTTGATTACATTGGCATGGAACGCATTATCAGGGCAGCAAAAGCTATAAAGGAAGAGTTCCCAGACACAACATCAGACCTCGGCTTTAAGCACTATACATTGGTTGAGCCAGCTAGCGATACTCTAGACAAGCTTGAAAAGTTTGACCCTACTGAAAATAAATTATTTGCTGACAAAGACATTCTTAGTGATTTTGGAAAACCTACCGTCCTTGCAACGTGGCTTGTTAGAGATGGATATGGACTTACAGCAGATGCTGAGGAGTTAAATTTTGCTGGATACAATGGCTATTATATAGGAAAACATCTTTACCTAATTGACCCGGAATTGTCTAATAAGGCGATTGAAGCCATTGTAGTAAAATATGAAACTGACGGTAGCTTTAATCCTGAGAACGTGGTGTTATTTGGTTATAGTTTTACATGGACGGAAATGGAAGCTTTAAAAATTAATTTGAAACGGTTGAAGGATACAGAGAAAAACTTGCGTATCAACTTCGATATCCGTTATTGA
- a CDS encoding helix-turn-helix domain-containing protein has translation MAIHYNKLWKLLIDKNMKKKDLQRLSGVSSATITKLGRNENVNTEILQKICTALECDICDILEFVPDKIEKGKVNDNND, from the coding sequence ATGGCAATACATTATAACAAGCTATGGAAGTTACTAATTGATAAGAATATGAAAAAGAAAGATTTGCAACGCCTTTCCGGTGTTAGCTCGGCAACTATCACAAAGCTTGGCAGAAACGAAAATGTAAATACAGAAATACTTCAAAAAATATGCACAGCTTTAGAATGTGACATTTGTGATATTTTAGAGTTTGTACCTGATAAAATTGAGAAAGGCAAGGTGAATGATAACAATGATTAA